A genomic segment from Nicotiana sylvestris chromosome 1, ASM39365v2, whole genome shotgun sequence encodes:
- the LOC138891165 gene encoding uncharacterized protein — protein MASDFMDRFRFNIENALDVFYIQNLKKKTTEMTFREYSTRLRSEAAKVRPSLDEEQMYKFFVRAHDPQYYERLMVIENHKFSDIIKLGERIEEVIKSRTVTKIEALQAINKALQSATVHHTYNSQPSNFQSPPARQNYPRPRPNFDRKPPRQYIAIAEPIDHLYERLKVAGYVTHVPAVALENPSQWVNPNKTCAYHSGIKGHTTTECRTLKDKIQTLIDNKFIQAKEAAPNVRNNLLPDHRGDGVHMIETNEEWDPEGSIGLIREGNDIKVAVILTPIVVQIQAPIDVEVTASVPFEVEVAPPVAISAPFEVEVVTPFTVTVSTTSPFNSKAIPWDYVAEARRKGKAKVQESDAAQGMTRARRVYTPEHLGGSSKEATTRQPVIETGPDDLCRKVQAKEYSIVNHLNKVPAQISILSLS, from the exons atggcgtcagatttcatggaccggttcaggtttaacatagagaatgcactggatgtcttctacattcagaatcttaagaagaaaacTACTGAGATGACTTTTCGTGAGTATTCTACTAGGTtgaggtcggaagcagccaaggtcaggccctctTTGGATGAAGAACAGATGTATAAATTCTTTGTTAGggcacatgatccacaatattatgagaggttgatggttatcgaaaatcacaagttctctgacatcatcaaactcggagaaaggattgaagaggtaATCAAGAGCAGGACGGTAACAAAAATTGAGGCACTACAAGCCAtaaataaggcactacaatcag ccactgttcatcacacctataattctcAACCATCCAAtttccaatcaccaccagctcgccaaaactatccaagaccaagacccaacttcgaccgcaagccacccagacaatacatcgccattgctgagcccatcgaccatctatatgaaaggttgaaagttgCAGGCTACGTCACTCATGTTCCCGCTGtagcattagaaaatccatcccaatgggtcaatccgaacaaaacttgtgcataccattccggtataaAAGGGCATACCActactgagtgccgaacattaaaggataagatccagacactcattgacaacaagttcatacaagcaaaggaagccgcaccCAATGTTCGCAACAATCTcctccctgatcacagaggtgatggtgtacatatgatagagacaaatgaagaatgggaccctgaggggtcgatcgggcttattcgagaaggcaatGACATTAAGGTTGCAGTCatacttactcctattgtggtccagattcaggcacctattgatgttgaggtaactgcatcagttccattcgaggtagaagtAGCTCCGCCCGTAGCCatctccgctccatttgaagtagaagtggtcacaccttttactgtgacagtatcaactacatccccattcaactcaaaagcaataccctgggattatgttgccgaggctcggcgAAAGGGGAAAGCCAAGGTACAGGAATCTGACGctgcacaagggatgactagggctagaagagtctatacacctgaacacttgggaggttcAAGCaaggaggccactactaggcagcctgTTATTGAGACTGGGCCAGATGACTTGTgtaggaaagtacaagcaaaggagtactcCATTGTTAATcacctgaacaaagtccctgctcagatatctatcttaTCACTATCGTAG